From Staphylothermus hellenicus DSM 12710, a single genomic window includes:
- a CDS encoding DUF1667 domain-containing protein, with protein sequence MGNTRIDEIICTICPRGCRIKVYSVDGKITRVEDYGCPRGKEYAVKEVKTPMRTLMTIVKCRGGDLPVVSVKTSKPIPKNKLLEVSKYLANIVVDAPVEIGDIIVRNVLGLNVDIVATRPCRKI encoded by the coding sequence ATGGGCAATACTAGAATAGATGAGATTATATGTACTATATGTCCTAGAGGATGCCGGATCAAAGTCTATAGTGTAGATGGTAAAATAACACGTGTCGAAGACTACGGATGTCCTAGAGGCAAAGAATATGCCGTTAAAGAAGTGAAAACGCCTATGAGAACCTTAATGACTATTGTAAAATGTAGGGGAGGAGATCTACCGGTAGTATCTGTTAAAACATCAAAGCCTATTCCGAAAAATAAACTATTAGAAGTTTCAAAGTACTTAGCAAACATAGTTGTCGACGCACCTGTCGAAATAGGAGATATTATAGTGAGAAATGTTCTCGGATTAAACGTAGACATAGTAGCTACTAGGCCTTGTAGAAAAATATGA
- a CDS encoding NAD(P)/FAD-dependent oxidoreductase, producing the protein MRKEYDALIIGGGPAGLAAAIRLAEKGYDPLIIEARDRLGGIPLQCIHPGFGLHYFHEDLTGPEFIYRFINRVEQLGISYITNAYVEKIINESIVSKKVSTISPHGNIVFEGKALIYAAGARERHRYEIGIPGPNIAGIYTAGEAQTMMDMYGIMPGKKVLIIGSGDVGLIMARRLVLEGAEVVGVVEILRYPSGLVRNIVQCLKDFSIPLMLQHMVTDIKAKNGRVSGAIISKVDETLKPIPGTEREIECDTIIIAAGLRPKVKLLKEIGVDIDPKTYGPVVNDYLETMNVPGIFVAGNALLINDYVDYAVEQGEWAAESTALHIEYKGLPTKQWRRAVAGENIRLIVPQYVGGEKNTILYIRVTEPLENVQLMFPEIGKSIPVVHALPSIMLRIRLRREEISKTTNKIIVEAKPYGQY; encoded by the coding sequence GTGAGGAAAGAATATGATGCATTAATAATTGGTGGGGGACCAGCAGGTTTAGCAGCTGCCATTAGATTAGCTGAGAAAGGATATGACCCCCTCATCATAGAGGCTAGGGATAGGTTAGGTGGTATTCCTCTCCAATGCATTCATCCCGGTTTTGGTCTGCATTATTTCCACGAGGACCTTACAGGGCCAGAATTCATATATAGATTCATTAACCGTGTAGAACAACTTGGCATAAGCTATATAACTAATGCATATGTCGAGAAAATAATTAATGAATCCATTGTTTCTAAGAAGGTCTCAACTATATCGCCTCATGGAAACATTGTCTTCGAAGGTAAAGCTTTAATATATGCTGCAGGAGCTCGTGAACGCCATAGATACGAAATAGGTATTCCGGGACCAAATATAGCAGGAATATATACTGCTGGAGAAGCACAGACAATGATGGATATGTATGGTATAATGCCTGGAAAAAAAGTATTAATTATAGGATCAGGAGATGTAGGCCTAATTATGGCTCGCAGACTCGTTCTCGAAGGAGCAGAAGTTGTTGGAGTCGTAGAAATACTGAGATACCCAAGCGGCCTAGTCAGAAACATTGTTCAATGCCTAAAAGATTTCAGTATACCATTAATGCTTCAACACATGGTTACAGATATAAAGGCTAAGAATGGAAGGGTATCAGGAGCGATTATCTCAAAAGTAGACGAGACTCTTAAACCAATACCTGGAACTGAGAGAGAAATAGAGTGTGATACTATAATTATTGCTGCTGGTCTAAGGCCTAAAGTAAAATTGTTGAAAGAAATAGGTGTAGATATTGATCCAAAAACGTATGGGCCAGTAGTTAATGATTACTTGGAGACAATGAATGTTCCAGGAATATTTGTAGCAGGCAATGCTTTACTAATTAACGACTATGTAGACTACGCAGTAGAACAAGGAGAATGGGCTGCTGAAAGCACAGCCTTACATATTGAATATAAAGGATTACCGACAAAACAATGGCGCAGAGCAGTTGCTGGAGAAAATATTAGGCTTATTGTCCCACAATATGTTGGTGGGGAAAAGAATACTATCCTATACATTCGTGTAACAGAGCCTCTTGAAAACGTTCAATTAATGTTTCCAGAAATTGGTAAAAGCATACCAGTGGTACATGCCTTACCATCAATTATGCTCAGAATAAGGCTTAGGAGAGAAGAAATCTCGAAGACAACCAATAAAATAATTGTTGAGGCGAAACCATATGGGCAATACTAG
- the glpK gene encoding glycerol kinase GlpK: MPHYILVVDQGTTGTRAVLYDDRGGVINYSYLEHCQIYPRPGWVEHDPLEIWRNTVYVLRDAVKHSGIDPSDIVGVGVTNQRETTIVWDKATGKPIYNAIVWQDTRTTNYCKDLIEKGLYKLVHEKTGLTISTYFSATKIKWILDNLPGARERAERGELLFGTIDTWIIWNMTRGTRDHLTPDRGGAHVIDYSNASRTMLFDIVNHRWSSELLEEMRIPYGILPVVVPSSSRKPYGYMNKDILGEEIPIHGDLGDQQAALVGQTCFRRGELKSTYGTGTFMLLNTGDKPVYSSRGLLTTIGYVFEGYDPVYALEGSVAISGAAIQWLRDNLRIIRDPSETEKLAMKTGKIGSGGVYFVPAFSGLYAPYWDMTARGLIIGLTRYTRIEHIVHAVLEATAYQVRDVYEAMINDTGIVIDKLKVDGGATKNNYLMQLQANILGIPVLRPKNIETTSLGAAFAAGLGAGLWRNIEELRQLWVLDKEFKPIWNKEKREKLYSGWRSAVKRAMKWLDEVGELPGSSAYKE, encoded by the coding sequence GTGCCTCATTATATCCTCGTTGTTGATCAGGGAACTACTGGTACTAGAGCGGTTCTCTACGATGATAGGGGCGGGGTTATTAATTATAGTTATCTAGAGCATTGCCAGATCTATCCTCGTCCAGGCTGGGTAGAGCATGATCCATTAGAGATTTGGAGGAATACAGTTTATGTATTGAGAGATGCTGTGAAGCATTCAGGAATTGATCCTAGTGATATAGTTGGTGTTGGTGTAACTAATCAGCGGGAAACAACTATTGTATGGGATAAAGCTACAGGTAAGCCCATATATAATGCTATTGTGTGGCAAGATACTCGAACCACTAATTACTGTAAGGATCTCATTGAAAAGGGTTTATACAAGCTTGTCCACGAGAAAACAGGGTTAACTATTTCAACATATTTCTCGGCTACAAAAATAAAATGGATCCTAGATAATTTACCGGGTGCTCGAGAGAGGGCGGAGCGCGGAGAACTATTATTCGGAACTATTGATACATGGATTATATGGAACATGACCAGGGGGACAAGGGATCATTTAACCCCTGATCGTGGAGGAGCACATGTTATAGATTATTCTAATGCTTCTAGGACAATGTTGTTCGACATAGTTAATCATAGATGGTCAAGTGAATTATTAGAGGAGATGAGGATACCATACGGGATTCTTCCAGTAGTTGTTCCGAGTAGTTCTAGGAAACCATATGGTTATATGAATAAGGATATACTGGGTGAAGAAATACCTATACATGGGGATCTAGGTGATCAACAAGCCGCACTTGTTGGGCAAACATGTTTTAGAAGGGGTGAATTAAAATCAACTTATGGTACTGGAACATTTATGTTGTTAAATACTGGAGATAAACCTGTTTATTCATCTAGGGGATTACTTACTACGATAGGCTATGTATTTGAAGGATATGATCCAGTATATGCTCTTGAAGGTTCAGTAGCAATTAGTGGTGCGGCTATTCAATGGCTTAGAGATAATCTCAGAATAATTAGAGATCCTTCCGAAACAGAAAAACTAGCTATGAAGACCGGGAAAATAGGTTCTGGAGGAGTATATTTTGTTCCTGCATTTAGCGGATTGTATGCTCCATACTGGGACATGACTGCTAGAGGATTGATAATTGGTCTTACAAGATATACTAGGATAGAACATATTGTTCATGCAGTGCTCGAGGCAACTGCTTACCAGGTAAGAGACGTATATGAAGCCATGATCAATGATACTGGAATAGTTATAGATAAGTTAAAAGTAGATGGTGGTGCTACTAAAAACAATTATCTTATGCAGTTACAAGCCAACATACTCGGAATACCTGTTCTCCGACCTAAAAATATTGAAACAACAAGTTTAGGTGCAGCATTCGCTGCTGGATTGGGAGCTGGATTATGGAGGAATATTGAAGAACTACGACAATTATGGGTTTTGGATAAAGAGTTTAAACCTATATGGAATAAGGAGAAAAGAGAGAAGCTATATAGTGGATGGAGATCAGCTGTTAAGAGAGCTATGAAATGGTTAGATGAAGTCGGAGAGCTACCCGGTAGTAGTGCTTATAAGGAATAA
- a CDS encoding phenylalanine--tRNA ligase subunit alpha, whose product MSRGNNGKYYLPSRQYRIVEVLLNTGPLSVEELARALNEKPENIMRDLAELEAKGLLRVIRRIKQVPVITGEGREVLIKRTPEERVFRVMYRCAGKSVGDFLECVGSEAGIDKQKARIGFQYLVRNKCLSVMNGIVVVDDEYDCHRAIEDASIIRSALEKIMRGETIGKDIVNVLKRRRMVRIEKKTIIIVEPSKVLEKLFREGLIARRELLTVVTPKPRSELEKYIIKEFDLTIPPPKPVGGRLNAYIEFLDLVRDILVSMGFEEVKGPHVELEFWNFDALFQAQDHPAREIHDTFFLKTDFKGKVPEELLSRAGKIHEIGWGYKWDPIRSLRPILRSQTTAVSVRAIYERGEGEYRVFSLDRVFRPETLDAKHAMEFYQLDGIIVGKNVTFKHLLAFFKEFAAALGIREVWFKPGYFPFTEPSVEGFIKHPSLGWIEVFPGGVFRPEVMEILGAPGVRAIAWGIGIDRLAMAVLGLDDIRDLFSKDLDFLQKLPTPILPYFISKTQASDVRVVSAPK is encoded by the coding sequence ATGAGCCGAGGTAATAATGGTAAATATTATCTACCGAGTAGACAGTACAGAATCGTCGAGGTTCTTTTGAATACTGGGCCGCTCAGTGTTGAAGAACTAGCTAGGGCTTTGAATGAGAAGCCCGAGAATATAATGAGGGATCTAGCTGAGCTTGAAGCTAAAGGATTGCTCAGAGTAATTCGTAGAATTAAACAAGTACCAGTAATTACTGGTGAGGGCCGCGAAGTTCTGATTAAGAGGACGCCGGAGGAGAGAGTTTTTAGGGTAATGTATAGATGTGCTGGTAAGAGTGTCGGGGATTTCCTAGAATGCGTTGGCAGTGAAGCAGGTATTGATAAGCAAAAGGCTCGAATAGGTTTTCAGTATCTGGTAAGGAATAAATGTTTAAGTGTTATGAATGGAATCGTTGTTGTCGATGATGAATATGATTGTCATAGAGCTATAGAGGATGCTTCAATTATAAGATCTGCTCTTGAAAAAATAATGCGTGGTGAAACCATAGGGAAAGACATTGTTAATGTTCTAAAACGTAGACGGATGGTAAGAATCGAGAAAAAGACAATAATAATCGTTGAACCCAGCAAGGTTCTCGAGAAACTATTTAGAGAAGGATTAATAGCGAGAAGGGAATTATTAACCGTAGTTACCCCTAAGCCGAGGAGTGAATTAGAAAAATATATTATCAAAGAATTCGACTTAACAATTCCGCCTCCCAAACCAGTTGGTGGAAGACTAAATGCTTATATCGAGTTCCTCGATCTGGTCCGCGACATATTGGTTTCTATGGGTTTTGAAGAAGTTAAAGGCCCACATGTTGAATTAGAGTTTTGGAATTTTGATGCATTGTTTCAAGCACAGGATCATCCTGCTAGAGAAATACATGATACTTTCTTCTTAAAAACAGATTTCAAAGGCAAAGTACCGGAAGAGCTTCTCAGTAGAGCTGGAAAAATACATGAAATAGGCTGGGGGTATAAGTGGGACCCCATTAGATCTCTTAGACCCATTCTCCGCAGCCAAACTACAGCTGTATCTGTTAGAGCAATCTATGAGAGGGGGGAGGGGGAATATAGGGTTTTCAGTCTAGACAGAGTATTTAGGCCTGAAACACTTGATGCTAAACATGCTATGGAGTTCTACCAACTAGATGGTATCATAGTCGGTAAAAATGTTACGTTTAAACATTTACTAGCATTTTTCAAAGAATTCGCTGCAGCTCTAGGGATTAGGGAAGTATGGTTTAAACCTGGATACTTCCCATTCACAGAACCAAGCGTTGAAGGCTTTATTAAGCATCCCAGTCTTGGATGGATCGAGGTGTTTCCAGGCGGGGTGTTTAGGCCTGAAGTAATGGAGATCCTGGGAGCGCCTGGTGTTAGAGCTATTGCTTGGGGAATAGGTATTGATCGACTAGCTATGGCCGTGCTCGGACTAGACGATATCAGGGATCTATTCAGTAAAGACCTTGATTTCCTCCAGAAACTCCCAACACCTATACTGCCATACTTCATATCAAAGACTCAGGCTTCAGATGTTAGAGTTGTAAGTGCTCCGAAATAG
- a CDS encoding RNA ligase partner protein has product MPLIYVLDTSAVTDPRLREVFGVKTLDGVVREYARLLIRSHIVLGAEFYTTPSTALELRSFLERNNVSREAIDMLMGAITIRSPDLYTTRIPAIIMSDWIHDMLIRITKGLRVAENSVRRAARKGYDYGIAKNKKGLEESVAQSIHELREKYREATRKGVIDTRVDFDLVVLAHEINGELVTNDTGIMKLCMQIGVKYIEPPRFINKLFLLLRERTGRV; this is encoded by the coding sequence TTGCCATTAATATACGTGCTTGATACAAGTGCTGTAACTGATCCCAGGCTTAGAGAGGTTTTTGGAGTTAAAACTTTAGATGGTGTTGTCAGAGAATATGCCCGCCTACTTATAAGGTCCCATATAGTCTTAGGCGCTGAATTCTATACAACACCTAGTACAGCATTAGAGCTGAGAAGCTTCCTTGAAAGAAACAATGTTAGTAGAGAAGCAATTGATATGTTAATGGGAGCCATAACTATTAGATCACCCGACCTATACACTACTCGAATACCAGCAATAATTATGAGTGACTGGATACATGACATGTTAATCAGGATAACAAAGGGGTTAAGAGTGGCTGAAAATAGTGTACGTAGAGCGGCTCGAAAAGGATATGATTATGGGATAGCAAAGAATAAGAAAGGATTGGAGGAGAGCGTTGCACAATCAATACATGAGCTTAGAGAAAAGTATCGAGAAGCTACTCGTAAAGGTGTTATTGATACGAGAGTTGATTTCGACCTTGTAGTATTAGCTCATGAAATAAACGGGGAACTAGTAACTAATGATACTGGGATAATGAAGCTATGCATGCAAATCGGTGTAAAATATATTGAGCCCCCTAGATTTATCAATAAATTATTCCTATTATTACGGGAGAGAACAGGCAGGGTTTAG
- a CDS encoding alpha/beta hydrolase, giving the protein MIGLIGIILIIIVLLVVLFALLIIGLAFVAANKLVRPPRHKRSWTPKDLGYDYEDAVVETSDGLKLKGWFIDRGSNTTILAIHGYTSSKWDETYMKPVINILAKNGFNVAAFDFRAHGESGGETTTLGYLEVRDYMKIIDWLKKNKPDKSEKIGVIGYSMGGAVTIMLSAMDNHVNAAVADSPYIDIVESGRRWINRMKGLLKHLLILGYPLIVSIASRKMNVNIDDLRMYKYADKIKIPILIIAGEKDDLVSLEEIKKFYNELKKHNENAELWITESAHVRSIADKPEEYEKKVVGFFKRWLT; this is encoded by the coding sequence TTGATAGGTTTGATCGGGATAATTCTCATCATAATTGTTCTATTAGTAGTCTTATTCGCACTATTAATTATTGGCTTAGCATTTGTTGCTGCAAATAAACTTGTTAGGCCGCCGAGACATAAGCGTTCATGGACACCTAAAGATCTCGGCTATGATTATGAGGATGCTGTTGTTGAAACAAGTGATGGGTTAAAACTGAAGGGCTGGTTTATTGATCGCGGAAGCAATACTACAATACTAGCTATTCACGGATATACTTCTAGTAAATGGGATGAAACCTATATGAAACCAGTAATTAATATTCTCGCTAAGAACGGATTCAATGTTGCAGCATTCGATTTTCGAGCTCACGGTGAAAGCGGGGGAGAAACAACTACTCTAGGATACTTAGAGGTAAGGGATTACATGAAAATTATTGACTGGCTGAAAAAGAACAAGCCCGATAAATCCGAGAAAATAGGGGTTATAGGATATTCTATGGGTGGAGCAGTAACTATAATGTTGTCAGCAATGGATAATCACGTAAACGCTGCTGTTGCTGATAGCCCCTACATAGATATTGTAGAATCCGGTAGGAGATGGATTAATAGGATGAAGGGATTATTGAAACACTTGTTAATTCTAGGATACCCGCTTATAGTTAGTATAGCGTCTAGAAAAATGAATGTAAACATTGATGATCTAAGAATGTATAAGTATGCTGACAAAATAAAAATACCAATACTTATAATTGCTGGTGAAAAAGACGATCTTGTAAGCTTAGAGGAGATCAAGAAATTCTATAATGAATTAAAGAAGCATAATGAAAACGCTGAACTATGGATTACAGAGTCAGCACATGTTAGAAGCATTGCTGATAAGCCGGAAGAATATGAGAAGAAAGTAGTTGGGTTCTTTAAGAGGTGGTTGACATGA
- a CDS encoding MFS transporter, translating into MSETKNIHLKTILLTLALLVLSYFAGDYMLAAVIDPMYREGIIPGTAATWRTYAGLLKTIPGFVGLALTIVWGVLADKIGRPRLLFILGITMGVSLALVGFAMNYIYLLLVLTIFGIAKIGIGPVIYAFIPDIMPPEKRGLGYAAYYAPSVLGFVVGMIIGGILFYWRTAYLLVGLMILVFAVPLYLLSRGIRIGFAEKKTIEKKYRFMDALRATMNKTITLMMIQIIPWSIPWGFVTLFAVDYIMKRWGLSKPVASGILAIAALSIATGHVLGGKLADNLVRKGDINGRVKISVVGIAIGYLAMLGMFIYPYPYGSTAIADLLPPVILALAGLMFTTFAYPNISSVISDCTYPEYRGTVFSLYNILNTSGWAIGPVIYGLITGYYISTGLAEKTALMYSAVLIEALWLISLIIWIIIGKTYPRDRIQ; encoded by the coding sequence ATGAGTGAAACTAAAAATATACATTTAAAAACAATTCTATTAACTCTAGCATTACTTGTTCTAAGCTATTTTGCCGGAGACTATATGTTAGCAGCAGTTATTGATCCAATGTATCGAGAGGGAATAATACCTGGAACCGCTGCAACGTGGAGGACATATGCTGGTTTATTGAAAACTATTCCAGGATTTGTAGGTCTTGCATTAACAATTGTGTGGGGAGTATTAGCTGATAAGATTGGTAGGCCACGGCTACTATTTATACTGGGAATTACTATGGGGGTATCTTTAGCATTGGTAGGCTTTGCTATGAATTATATCTATTTATTACTCGTACTAACAATATTCGGTATAGCGAAGATTGGTATTGGACCGGTAATATATGCTTTCATACCTGATATTATGCCTCCTGAGAAAAGAGGGCTAGGTTATGCTGCATACTATGCGCCAAGCGTGTTAGGATTCGTTGTTGGAATGATTATTGGTGGAATACTATTTTATTGGAGAACAGCTTATTTACTAGTTGGATTAATGATTCTAGTATTCGCTGTTCCACTATACTTACTATCTAGAGGTATAAGAATAGGTTTTGCTGAGAAGAAGACTATTGAGAAGAAATATCGTTTTATGGATGCTCTACGTGCAACTATGAATAAAACAATAACGCTCATGATGATCCAAATAATTCCATGGTCTATTCCATGGGGTTTCGTAACATTGTTTGCTGTGGACTATATAATGAAGAGATGGGGATTATCCAAACCTGTTGCAAGCGGTATATTAGCAATAGCAGCTCTTTCGATAGCAACAGGGCATGTTCTAGGAGGTAAATTAGCGGATAACCTAGTTAGGAAAGGAGACATTAATGGTAGGGTGAAGATATCAGTTGTTGGCATAGCTATAGGTTACCTAGCGATGCTGGGAATGTTTATATATCCCTACCCATACGGCTCTACAGCTATTGCAGACCTGTTACCACCAGTAATCCTTGCACTAGCGGGATTAATGTTTACAACATTCGCATATCCAAATATTAGTAGCGTTATTAGCGACTGCACCTATCCAGAATATAGAGGAACAGTTTTCTCATTATACAATATATTAAATACTAGTGGATGGGCTATAGGGCCGGTCATATACGGGTTAATAACAGGATACTATATATCTACAGGATTAGCGGAGAAAACAGCATTAATGTATTCTGCAGTCCTTATAGAAGCCTTATGGTTAATAAGCCTTATAATATGGATCATAATTGGTAAAACATATCCAAGAGATAGGATTCAATAA
- a CDS encoding NAD(P)/FAD-dependent oxidoreductase, whose amino-acid sequence MVYRVIIIGAGIVGLSIARVLSRFENLEITVIDKNPDVGWGVSKANTSIIHPCHEEDPDKHPLRTKLCLEGHNIWYEWVRELDIPNKWPGEIIVATNEEEYHVLKHYLELARRNSVPGVRIVEGEELFKLEPSINKNSVAGLYAPSAGSIDPVQACIALAENSVDNGVRFVLGEKVVNIVTRDKQVKEVVTNNNVYEADIVINTAGLFADEIARMVGINDYTIHPRRGQYILFDKTAHPKPDKIIHTTPTPKTKGVYILKTIEETLLIGPTAEDLSINEKEANIVTREGISYILENAKKIIEKLPPMNQVIRTFAGIRPEPPNGSYILRFHEEPWGFVEAAGIRSPGLTAAPAIANYIKNLISQHIVLKPKKKWIRMRRGIIKIKSLSRIERNNLIKQNPRYGKIICQCMGVSEAEILEAINRMKKLGVKEITLDGIKFRTHSMYGRCQGTFCRPLISLIISRETGLEPWKVSFKGGNSTYGIGFVKELFMKR is encoded by the coding sequence TTGGTGTATAGAGTTATAATTATTGGAGCAGGCATTGTAGGGTTAAGTATTGCAAGGGTTCTGTCACGTTTCGAAAACCTAGAAATCACTGTTATTGATAAAAACCCCGATGTTGGATGGGGGGTTAGTAAAGCTAATACTTCAATTATTCATCCATGCCACGAAGAGGATCCTGATAAGCATCCTTTAAGAACAAAGCTCTGCCTGGAAGGGCATAATATATGGTATGAATGGGTTCGAGAACTAGATATACCGAATAAGTGGCCGGGAGAAATAATTGTTGCAACAAATGAGGAAGAATACCATGTATTAAAACATTATCTCGAACTAGCTAGGAGAAACAGTGTTCCAGGCGTTAGGATTGTTGAGGGTGAAGAACTTTTCAAGCTAGAGCCCAGTATAAATAAGAATAGTGTGGCAGGACTATATGCTCCATCAGCTGGCTCAATAGACCCTGTCCAAGCATGTATAGCCTTAGCTGAGAACAGCGTAGATAATGGTGTGAGATTTGTTCTGGGAGAGAAAGTGGTTAATATAGTTACTAGGGATAAACAAGTGAAAGAAGTAGTTACAAACAATAATGTTTACGAAGCAGACATAGTTATTAATACAGCCGGCCTATTTGCCGATGAAATAGCTCGTATGGTAGGCATAAATGACTATACTATTCATCCGAGAAGAGGCCAATACATATTATTTGATAAAACAGCTCATCCCAAACCAGACAAAATCATACATACAACACCAACACCCAAAACAAAAGGAGTATACATATTAAAAACAATTGAAGAAACACTACTTATAGGTCCTACAGCAGAAGATTTATCCATAAATGAGAAAGAAGCAAATATTGTTACTAGAGAAGGAATAAGCTATATTCTTGAAAATGCTAAGAAAATAATTGAAAAACTGCCGCCTATGAATCAGGTTATTAGAACATTTGCAGGAATAAGGCCAGAGCCTCCAAATGGATCATATATTCTTAGATTTCATGAAGAACCATGGGGATTTGTTGAAGCAGCAGGTATAAGATCACCAGGCTTAACAGCTGCCCCTGCAATTGCGAACTATATAAAAAACCTGATTTCTCAACACATAGTTCTTAAGCCGAAAAAGAAATGGATACGTATGCGTAGAGGAATCATTAAAATCAAGAGTCTAAGTAGAATTGAAAGAAACAACTTGATAAAACAGAATCCAAGATATGGTAAAATAATTTGCCAATGCATGGGCGTTTCAGAAGCAGAAATCTTAGAGGCAATTAATAGGATGAAAAAACTAGGAGTAAAGGAAATAACCCTTGACGGCATCAAGTTCAGAACACACTCCATGTATGGTAGGTGTCAGGGAACATTCTGTAGACCCCTAATATCCCTAATAATCTCTAGAGAAACAGGCTTAGAGCCTTGGAAAGTTTCTTTCAAGGGAGGAAACAGCACATACGGTATTGGATTTGTCAAGGAATTATTTATGAAGAGGTGA
- a CDS encoding glycerophosphodiester phosphodiesterase family protein — protein sequence MIIIGHRGYPMKYPENTIASFLGALLYGADGIELDVWLSADGQVVVIHDPDTERVSNVKLVVKESSYSDLAKIDLGMGQHIPLLRDVLKAVPRRYIVAIEIKDIDVVEETVKIVNEMNWHDNIVYVSFLDKALEKIRELDPNAKIGYNIGSVEAAMNAFKLHEKLKLYSINPPIQGLQLLGFEKFREYLVNVRRVGAKTVLWTVDDPGLLKGLEELVDAVITNNVEALIKK from the coding sequence TTGATCATTATAGGTCATCGAGGATATCCAATGAAATATCCTGAAAATACAATTGCTTCATTTCTCGGAGCTCTTCTCTACGGCGCTGACGGTATAGAGCTTGATGTTTGGCTTAGTGCTGATGGACAAGTTGTAGTAATACATGACCCCGATACTGAGAGAGTATCTAATGTGAAGCTTGTTGTTAAGGAGTCTAGTTATAGTGATCTTGCAAAAATAGATCTTGGGATGGGTCAGCATATTCCCCTTCTACGTGACGTATTAAAAGCTGTTCCGCGGAGATACATTGTAGCTATTGAGATAAAAGATATTGATGTAGTTGAAGAAACTGTTAAGATTGTTAATGAAATGAATTGGCATGATAATATAGTATATGTTAGTTTTCTCGATAAAGCATTAGAGAAGATCAGAGAACTTGATCCTAACGCTAAAATAGGATATAACATTGGCAGTGTAGAGGCGGCAATGAATGCATTTAAACTACATGAAAAACTAAAATTGTACTCTATTAATCCCCCTATTCAGGGACTCCAACTATTAGGGTTCGAAAAGTTTAGGGAGTATCTTGTTAATGTGAGGAGAGTTGGTGCAAAAACTGTGTTATGGACAGTTGATGATCCAGGCTTATTAAAGGGGTTAGAGGAACTTGTTGATGCTGTTATAACTAATAATGTTGAAGCTTTAATAAAGAAATAA